One genomic region from Esox lucius isolate fEsoLuc1 chromosome 24, fEsoLuc1.pri, whole genome shotgun sequence encodes:
- the si:dkey-183c6.8 gene encoding protein O-GlcNAcase, whose translation MDDSSEFLCGVVEGFYGRPWSMEQRKVLFQWMQRWGLNTYLYGPKDDLKHRLLWREVYSPEEESQLSTLIVESEKRGVRFVYSLSPGQDIVFSSPCDIKLLKRKLQQVSELGCQAFAILFDDIDHSLCQADSQAYSSFAHAQVSVANDIYQFLGEPPVFLFCPTEYCGSLCSPSVSKSPYLMTVGEDLLPNISVIWTGNKVISRELSVEGLSEVESVLQRPPVVWDNLHANDYDSRRLFLGPFKGREPQLVTHLRGLLLNPNCEFEANYIPLHTLGTWFRTGRKERNGEEYQYCPEMALSDALQDWMDELSQPLQPGRRQGDQRSSGPRPGSPEREDGHSTTIEGCPQSKSSRDHMEQDRFPPSSPEEEDGVRRAKKEESKEGTIRENESERKPHNDRFHQGPEQPEDLGEVPVEIANVKLLCSGKAPLSESQVQLLVGLHYLPHEHGPSAQRLLQDLTWLKANCHLVSANDKKAPQQKTEEWRCRAARFLGVCEEIAVLHSTVVSGVNRAVLYDLYPYVWDLRNTALVAKAFICWLDGRVLSDNSPLGSWRNCFHWCGTTTGADLLGVESEPWVFKGGVSGEVQMILPIGSNSELFTHPPPLFPTSRLYNIRPYHNKDKVELYRIVCQLHQRAQGSTDSSTIHPDLIGDRCLGPWLALCPEYSVVLEDELGVCGCVLGVVDVRSFAKRCQACWMPAMRDKYPACTGHANTQVVVQQLEDDQGEYHDSILYHFPSQLQLDALPDLVDVSVTRCLLTALLTALKANGSQGVFCEIQPTDRMRLEFLTKLGFLEIPRGDARHREGMVLGRLL comes from the exons gaTGCAGAGATGGGGATTGAACACCTATCTGTATGGTCCCAAAGACGATCTGAAACACAGACTACTCTGGAGAGAGGTCTACTCCCCTGAGGAAGAGA GTCAGTTGAGTACTCTGATAGTGGAGTCAGAAAAGAGAGGTGTAAGGTTtgtctactctctctctcccggtcAGGACATTGTCTTCTCATCTCCTTGTGATATTAAGTTGCTTAAACGAAAGCTAcaacag GTGTCTGAATTGGGTTGCCAGGCGTTTGCAATCCTGTTTGATGACATTGACCACTCCTTGTGTCAGGCTGACAGCCAAGCCTACTCCTCTTTCGCTCATGCCCAGGTGTCAGTTGCCAATGATATCTACCAATTCCTGGGGGAACCGCCTGTCTTCCTGTTCTGTCCAACAG AGTACTGTGGATCTTTATGTTCTCCCAGTGTGTCTAAGTCTCCGTATCTTATGACTGTCGGAGAAGACCTGCTGCCTAACATCTCTGTCATATGGACCG GTAATAAGGTGATCTCTAGAGAGCTGAGTGTAGAGGGTCTGTCTGAGGTAGAATCTGTCCTACAGCGCCCCCCTGTGGTTTGGGACAACCTACATGCAAACGACTATGACTCAAG GCGCCTGTTTCTGGGCCCTTTCAAGGGTCGCGAACCCCAGCTGGTCACCCACCTTCGCGGCCTGCTGCTCAACCCAAACTGCGAGTTTGAGGCCAACTACATTCCCCTGCACACACTGGGAACCTGGTTCCGCActgggaggaaggagaggaatg GTGAGGAATACCAGTACTGTCCAGAGATGGCGCTGTCTGATGCACTGCAAGACTGGATGGATGAGCTCAGTCAACCACTGCAGCCTG GTCGCAGGCAGGGGGACCAGAGATCATCGGGTCCAAGGCCAGGAAGCCCAGAGAGGGAAGACGGTCATTCCACCACGATAGAAGGCTGCCCTCAATCCAAGTCATCTAGAGACCACATGGAGCAAGATAGATTCCCCCCCTCTAGCCCTGAGGAAGAGGATGGGGTGAGGAGGGCAAAGAAGGAAGAAAGTAAAGAGGGAACGatcagagagaatgagagtgagagaaagccCCACAACGACCGGTTCCACCAAGGCCCAGAACAGCCAGAGGATCTGGGGGAAGTCCCAGTGGAGATTGCCAACGTCAAGTTGCTATGTAGCGGGAAGGCTCCTCTAAGTGAATCTCAGGTCCAGTTGCTGGTAGGCCTTCACTACCTTCCCCATGAGCACGGCCCTTCAGCCCAGAGACTTTTACAGGACCTGACATGGCTCAAAGCAAACTGTCACCTGGTCAGTGCTAATGACAAGAAAGCACCACAACAAAAG aCAGAGGAGTGGCGCTGTCGAGCAGCTCGGTTCCtaggtgtgtgtgaggagaTTGCTGTGCTGCATAGTACCGTGGTGAGCGGAGTGAACCGAGCCGTGCTCTATGATCTTTATCCATATGTATGGGACCTCCGAAACACCGCGCTGGTGGCCAAGGCCTTTATCTGCTGGTTGG ATGGGCGGGTGTTGAGTGACAACTCTCCGCTGGGTTCCTGGAGAAACTGCTTCCACT GGTGTGGGACGACCACAGGGGCGGATTTACTGGGCGTGGAGTCAGAACCCTGGGTGTTCAAAGGGGGCGTGTCCGGAGAGGTGCAG ATGATTCTACCCATAGGCAGTAACAGTGAACTGTTCACCCACCCTCCTCCTCTGTTCCCCACATCACGACTGTATAACATAAGACCTTACCACAACAAGGACAAG GTGGAACTGTACCGTATAGTGTGCCAGCTTCACCAGAGAGCACAGGGGAGTACTGACTCCAGCACCATACATCCTGACCTTATCGGAGACAG GTGTCTAGGGCCCTGGCTGGCTCTCTGTCCTGAGTACAGCGTGGTGCTGGAGGATgagctgggtgtgtgtgggtgtgtgttgggtgtggtGGACGTGCGTTCTTTCGCCAAACGCTGTCAGGCATGCTGGATGCCCGCCATGAGAGATAAATACCCAGCTTGCACCGGACACGCCaacacacag GTGGTGGTACAGCAGCTAGAAGATGACCAGGGGGAGTACCATGACTCTATTCTCTATCACTTCCCATCCCAGCTTCAGCTGGATGCTCTGCCTGACCTGGTGGATGTCAGTGTGACTCGCTGCCTGCTAACTGCACTCCTTACTGCACTCAAAGCcaatg gtTCTCAAGGTGTGTTCTGTGAGATACAGCCTACAGATCGTATGAGGTTGGAGTTCCTGACTAAACTAGGCTTCCTGGAGATACCCAGAGGAGATGCCCGGCACAGAGAAGGAATGGTACTAGGCAGGCTACTCTGA